The genomic interval GCCGGTGAGTTCGAGGCTGGCGCCGATGACGAGTTCGCGGGCGTCCGGTCCGGGCGGCCCGACCGGATCCTGGTCGTCACGGCCGCAGGCGGCGAGCAGGGTGGTGGCGGCTGCCGCCAGAAGGCCCCGCCGGCTCAGCGTCCACGCCTCGACTGCCGGTCCGGCCATCGTCGCCCTCCATCCGCTGGTCGCAGGTGTCGCCTACGGTCCCGGGGTATGGTCGCGGCACCTCCCACGGGTCGTCAACTCCGCACACTGTGGGAAGAAACACCAGGTCGACGTAGGTTGAACGCTGATTGACCAGTCAGCCGACGGGTCCTGACCGGACGGTCCGGGCGGCACTGTCGACCGGCCGGGCCCGGCAGAGCGGAGCGTGGCCGAGCGGGCACGCAGTGCCCTGCGCGGACGCGGAAAACCCACACCGGCCGAGTCGTCGACGTGCCGGTGTGGGTTTGCGGTGGAGCGGTTCGTCCGGTTCGGTCAGGAGCGGTAACCGGCGGAGCGGTATTCATAGTCAAGGTTGTCGGCCCGCTCGTCGGGGTCGCGGCTGAAGTCCCAGCCTCCGGCGGCCTCCCGGCCCGGCCGGCCACCCACGGCGTAGCCGCCGATCTCCTGGCCGCGCCGCCAGCCCCGGAAGTAGCCGGTGGTGTGCTCGGCGATCCGGGCAGCGTCACGGACGATCCGCAGCGGGCGCTCGTCCCGCAGCGGCGAACCGGGCACCAGGTTGGCCTGCGGCACCCGCTTGGGCAGGCCGGCATTGGTCGAGGCGCCGACCGAGGGCCGGGACGCCTGCTCGGCGGCCCGCCAACCGCTGTCGGCGGTCGACGACCACTCCACCTCGCTCTCCTCGGGGTGACCGGTGAACCAGGCGGACCTGGCCGCCGCGAAGATCAGCAGGTCGCCGTCACCCTCGTCGGAGACCGGGGGCGTGCTCGGCTCGGTATTGCGGCGGGGCAGGGCCGATCCGGCCCGGGCCGCCGGCTCCTCCCGGTCCACCAGGCGCAGCGGCGGGTTGTCGGCGGGCAGACCGTTGTGCAGGGGCCGGTCGGCCAGCGGCGACGGCTCGACGAGGCGCAGCGTCGGCGGCTCGGGGGGCAGGTCGTCCGCCTGCCACGGCGGGGTCACCCGCCCGTCGGCGGGCGCCGCGCTGACCGGGGCGTCCCGCTCGCCGGACTGCCCGCCCGGGTAGCCGGGGTATCCCGACCCGGCCGCCCGGTCGTCCTGCTCGTCGCCCGAGTTGACCAGCGGCCAGTTGGCCCGGGAACCGGGCGGTGCCGTCGGCTCGGGCCGGGCCGCCGGCACCGACACGGTCAGGCCGGCGGCGGAGATCGTGCCCGGACGCGTCGAGCTGTCCCCGTTGGTCTTCGGTCGGGGCGTGATCGGCGTCGGCCGCCGCTCGTTGCGGGCGCTGTTGATGGCGGCGGTGGTCAGGGTGGCCCGGAAGGGTTCGCCGGCCTCGGCGGGCGGGATCGACCCGCGCTGCGTCGGTGGGATCGGCGTCATCCCGGGCGGCGGAGGCGGCGGCGCGGAGACCGGCCGGTTCGCCATCGTGTCGGCCTGGTAGGCCGGCGGCGCGGAGGAGGGCGCCGCCGAGCGCGGTTCCCGGGGCGGTCCGGAGACCGGCACGACCGGCATCGAGAGCGTGGCGGCCGGCGACAGCGGCGGCGCGGAGGAGGGGGTGACCGGTGGCGGGGCCATCGGTGGCGGTGCGACCGGTGCCGGAGCGACCGGCGGCGGCCCCATCGGCTGCGGGCTGGCCGGCCCGGTGCCGGCCGCCGCCGGCTGGTGCCGGTTGCGCCGACCCGAGCTGGGCACCGGCTCCCGCACCGGCAGCCCGGTGCCGGCCGGCACCGGTGCGTCACCGACGCTGCGCCGCCCGGCCCGCCGGCTCGGAGCCGGCGTGCTGACGACCCGGGCGGTCAGGGTGGCGACCAGCGCGTCGCAGCCGGCGTCGCAGGCGCGTACGGCCGCCACGGCCTGTCGTACGGTCTCCGCCGCCGCAGAGGTGAGGGCCTTGTTGGCGGCGCCCCGTCGAGGGGTCTCCGCGATGGCGACCCGGAGCGCGGTGACCGCGTCGGTGATGACGTCGGCCTCGGCCACACCGTCGGCGGCGAGATGGGCGGCGATGGCGTCGGTGGCGACCGAGGTGTCCCGGCCACGTGCGGCGGTGCCGCCGAGCATGCCCGGCTCGGGCAGCGCGTCGAGTACGGCCAGCGAGACCGGCTCGGCCGGGTCCGGGTACGCCCGCAGCGCGGCCGGGTAGAGCTCGCGCAGCACCTCGCGCAGGGCCACGGCGGCGGCGTGCCGGCCGTTGGCGAGCGCGGCGTGCGCGGCGAGTACCGGCTTGAAGCTGACGAGTTCGCGCGGCGGCGGCAGGGTGGCCGCGGAGAGCGCGCCGGCCTGCAACGCCCGGGCCAGCCCGACGGCGCGCCGCTCGGCCGGGGCGGATTCCCGCTCCTCGGCCGACTCGTCGTCGGCGAAGCGTTCGGCGAAGTCGTCGACGGCGTCGTCGTCGGCGATGACCAGTGGACGCCCGGCCGCGCTCAGCAGCGAGGTGACCAGGTGGTCGTCGCTGTCCGCCGCGACGGCCACGCCACTCGGCCCGCTGCCCCGTTCGACGAGCACCGCGCCGAGCTGGGCGTAGCCAGCCGGGTCATCGGTGATCTCGCAGACGTGGAGCAGTCTGCCTGCGTCGTCGACCACTGCGGAGGTCAGCGTCGCGCCGGCCGGAGCCGGCCGACCCGTCGCGTCCGCAGAGGCCAGACCGCAGTACACCCGCACGAGCGCCACGGCGTCGTCCTCCTCCCGAGACACAAGTGGTGTGCCAAAGACTGATGCTCCCTGGTGAGGGGTCAGTCGCGCCAGTCCACGGCGG from Plantactinospora sp. BC1 carries:
- a CDS encoding transposase produces the protein MSREEDDAVALVRVYCGLASADATGRPAPAGATLTSAVVDDAGRLLHVCEITDDPAGYAQLGAVLVERGSGPSGVAVAADSDDHLVTSLLSAAGRPLVIADDDAVDDFAERFADDESAEERESAPAERRAVGLARALQAGALSAATLPPPRELVSFKPVLAAHAALANGRHAAAVALREVLRELYPAALRAYPDPAEPVSLAVLDALPEPGMLGGTAARGRDTSVATDAIAAHLAADGVAEADVITDAVTALRVAIAETPRRGAANKALTSAAAETVRQAVAAVRACDAGCDALVATLTARVVSTPAPSRRAGRRSVGDAPVPAGTGLPVREPVPSSGRRNRHQPAAAGTGPASPQPMGPPPVAPAPVAPPPMAPPPVTPSSAPPLSPAATLSMPVVPVSGPPREPRSAAPSSAPPAYQADTMANRPVSAPPPPPPGMTPIPPTQRGSIPPAEAGEPFRATLTTAAINSARNERRPTPITPRPKTNGDSSTRPGTISAAGLTVSVPAARPEPTAPPGSRANWPLVNSGDEQDDRAAGSGYPGYPGGQSGERDAPVSAAPADGRVTPPWQADDLPPEPPTLRLVEPSPLADRPLHNGLPADNPPLRLVDREEPAARAGSALPRRNTEPSTPPVSDEGDGDLLIFAAARSAWFTGHPEESEVEWSSTADSGWRAAEQASRPSVGASTNAGLPKRVPQANLVPGSPLRDERPLRIVRDAARIAEHTTGYFRGWRRGQEIGGYAVGGRPGREAAGGWDFSRDPDERADNLDYEYRSAGYRS